A stretch of Amycolatopsis balhimycina FH 1894 DNA encodes these proteins:
- a CDS encoding Crp/Fnr family transcriptional regulator, protein MHLPFLHRLPPPLRRALERVGSDQKFAAGADLMRAGHATNWIGVITRGVVRVCGHDIASQRVIAHRRDGDLIGELAAFGLQRRSATVTAVTPVSALILHPAQLDQLMSRFPAFLTFVIGVVAERMVESDRYRIESDTAPVVKVARALVGAARENAAGAATVHIVSQEDFGSIIGTSRKTVGRVLADLRRKELISTRRGVVQLHDVPKLRELARLDH, encoded by the coding sequence GTGCACCTGCCCTTCCTGCACCGGCTCCCGCCGCCACTCCGGCGTGCCCTGGAACGCGTGGGCAGTGACCAGAAGTTCGCCGCCGGGGCCGACCTGATGCGAGCCGGCCACGCGACGAACTGGATCGGCGTCATCACCCGCGGGGTCGTCCGGGTCTGCGGGCACGACATCGCTTCGCAGCGGGTCATCGCGCACCGCCGCGACGGCGACCTGATCGGCGAGCTCGCCGCTTTCGGCCTGCAGCGGCGGTCCGCCACCGTGACCGCCGTGACGCCCGTGAGCGCACTGATCCTGCACCCGGCGCAGCTCGACCAGCTCATGAGCCGGTTCCCCGCGTTCCTCACCTTCGTGATCGGTGTGGTCGCCGAGCGGATGGTCGAGTCCGACCGCTACCGGATCGAGAGCGACACCGCGCCGGTGGTCAAGGTCGCCAGGGCGCTCGTCGGCGCGGCGCGCGAAAACGCTGCCGGCGCCGCGACCGTCCACATCGTGTCCCAAGAGGACTTCGGCTCGATCATCGGCACGTCCCGCAAGACCGTCGGCCGGGTGCTGGCGGACCTCCGCCGGAAGGAGCTGATCAGCACCCGCCGGGGTGTCGTCCAGCTC